The nucleotide window AGGTGGTGTCTTCGGAGCACCTTCCGCCGGAGGCGCTCGACGGCGAGCACCCATGGACGGCGTACCTGGACTGCCGAGCAGGGGAAGGGGAGCTGGTGCTGCGTCGGCGGCGCGAGGGCGAGCGCATGCAGCCCCTGGGAATGGAAGGAAGGAGCAAAAAGCTTAGCGAGCTGATGATCAACCTCAAGATAGGGGCCCCCTACCGAGAGCGCTATCCCATCCTGGCCCGAGGGGACACCGTGCTGTGGTTGCCCGGGCACCACGTGGACCATCGCGCTCGGATCACCGAAGAGACCGAATCCGTGCTGGTGGTGCGGATGGAGCGGGCGTGAGCCTGTCTCTGACCGAGCGGGCGGCAGCGCTGGGCGGCGGCCTCACCGGCGACCGGCGGCGGCTGGTGGGCGTGATCATGGGCCTCAGCTACGGCGCGGGCTGGGCCGCCTGCACGGTGTGGTTGCGGCGCCTGCTGGACACCTACCCCTTGCACCCGACCGGCATCATGTTCTGGCGTGGCCTGATCGTATCGGGCGCGCTGATGGCCATACTGCTGGTCCGGGGCCAACGGGCGCAGAGGGAGAACAGGCGCAGGCGCCACGGCGGAGGCCGCCCTCCGGGGCAGGCACGGGTTCTGCCCCTAGAGGAGGACGGGCGAACACAAGGCGGGCGAACACAAGGTTCGCCCCTACGGGTGGCGCGAAGGCATGTGCCCCTGCTGGTGCTCTTCGGGTTCGTCGGCATCGCCCTGAACAACGCCTCCTGGGGCCTGTCGGTCAACCTAAATGGGGTGACGGTGGCCACCGTGATGGCCTACAGCGCCCCGATATTCACGGTGTTGCTCTCCCGCCCGCTATACGGGGAGCACATAACCCGTCGCAAGGCTACTTCTCTGCTGCTGGCTCTCACCGGCTGTCTGCTGGTTTCCCAGGTCTACAACATTGGCCGAACGCAGCTACAGACGATGGGCATGGCCATGGCTCTGGCGGTGGGTCTGACCCAGGCAGGAAGAGACCTGCTGGGCAAGAAGGTAGGAGGCCTCTATCCCGAGCTGAAGGGACTGTTCTACGGCTTCCTCTTTGGCACGGTCTTCCTGGGGGTGGGGCAGTTGTCGTGGGAGCTGGTGCCTCGGCTACCGCCCCTCGGTTGGCTAGAGCTAGGCGGCATGTCTCTGGGCATCATGGCCTCCTACCTGCTCTACTTAGGGGCGTTGGCCCGGCTGCCGGTGAGCGTGGCCAGTATTCTGGGCCTGTCTGAAGCGGTGGTGGCGGCGGTGTTGGCGTATCTGGTGCATGGCGAGACACTGTCAGGTCCTCAGATCCTGGGAGCGCTGCTCGTGATCAGCGGCGTGGTGGTGCTGGAGGTGCGCGATGCCTGAGCCCAGGGTGGTGCTCAGGCCGGAGCGGGAGCGCAGCGTCCTCAACCGGCACCCCTGGCTATTCAGCGGCGCCATAGCGCAGGCTGACTGCCCAGATGGCCAGGTGGCGGAGGTGTTCGCCGCCGACGGCCGCTGGTTGGCGCGGGGCTACTACAACAGCCGGTCCCAGATTCGGGTGCGCCTGCTCACCTGGGACCCGGAAGAGGCCGTGGACCGAGAGTTCTGGCGGGGGCGACTGATACGGGCGCTGGAGGGTCGC belongs to Anaerolineae bacterium and includes:
- a CDS encoding EamA family transporter, with translation MSLSLTERAAALGGGLTGDRRRLVGVIMGLSYGAGWAACTVWLRRLLDTYPLHPTGIMFWRGLIVSGALMAILLVRGQRAQRENRRRRHGGGRPPGQARVLPLEEDGRTQGGRTQGSPLRVARRHVPLLVLFGFVGIALNNASWGLSVNLNGVTVATVMAYSAPIFTVLLSRPLYGEHITRRKATSLLLALTGCLLVSQVYNIGRTQLQTMGMAMALAVGLTQAGRDLLGKKVGGLYPELKGLFYGFLFGTVFLGVGQLSWELVPRLPPLGWLELGGMSLGIMASYLLYLGALARLPVSVASILGLSEAVVAAVLAYLVHGETLSGPQILGALLVISGVVVLEVRDA